The bacterium genome contains a region encoding:
- a CDS encoding peptidylprolyl isomerase translates to MFRKLMIFAIFLVIVINLFNGCTKHSPIVAAIGNKDVIRLDEFKKEFLKSKPLKQAEKSTLDERKNLLNKLIDDRLLLIGAKEANMDQDSVVKAHVEGFKKGEMIKKLYDIVIIDKIIKEKDIRDLYARLAKEATVRMIFIKKPADNSIEKIKAAKDKAQKALDRIKNGEAFAKVAKELSDDPSSRERGGLIQTMTWVKKDDPIRKTIFSMKEGQISGIVDNKQGLFIFKVEKFKTIKQEPYKNARKQMRKRLSSMNRAALSSEAKKFLKNAKAEYIVSWQDSSLKKFAGKISPFAQASRTDLVDSLKKLPADIKNMTLVKCKNSNFTVNDFITRVRITPERRQLALYRKEGVQLAIDGWLTEDALIHQAKQKGVDKNHQIVFNADIQLKNEMVKRFVNNDIETNVVAGEKEMHDFYEANKEKKYSLPEQVKVQEIMVRDKALAYKIAKRAKKGESFSRLAKKYTERTRYKKKNGVIGYIPKGAWGVIGDKAFHMKPGQISDPISLGKRFSIIKLLDRKAKEIQPFNKVEDRVKRDVIKDIKNRRKQEWLANKRNELKVKIYDAVLAQAFE, encoded by the coding sequence ATGTTTCGTAAACTTATGATTTTTGCCATTTTTTTGGTGATCGTTATAAATCTTTTCAATGGCTGCACAAAACACAGCCCAATTGTTGCGGCTATTGGAAACAAGGATGTTATACGCCTTGATGAATTCAAGAAAGAGTTCCTGAAATCCAAACCTTTAAAACAGGCGGAGAAATCTACTCTTGACGAAAGAAAAAATTTACTCAATAAATTAATTGATGACAGGCTTCTGCTTATCGGCGCAAAAGAAGCTAACATGGATCAGGATTCTGTTGTTAAAGCCCATGTTGAAGGCTTTAAAAAAGGGGAGATGATCAAAAAACTTTACGATATTGTCATAATTGACAAAATAATTAAAGAAAAAGATATACGCGACCTTTACGCACGGCTTGCGAAAGAGGCTACTGTCCGCATGATATTTATAAAAAAGCCGGCTGATAACAGCATAGAAAAAATTAAAGCTGCAAAAGATAAAGCCCAAAAAGCTCTTGATAGAATAAAAAACGGCGAAGCTTTTGCTAAAGTTGCAAAAGAACTTTCCGATGACCCGTCGTCCCGCGAACGCGGGGGCCTGATACAAACCATGACCTGGGTTAAAAAAGACGACCCCATAAGAAAAACTATTTTTTCCATGAAAGAGGGCCAGATATCCGGCATTGTTGATAATAAACAGGGGCTGTTTATTTTTAAAGTTGAAAAGTTCAAAACCATCAAACAGGAGCCGTATAAAAACGCAAGAAAACAAATGCGCAAACGTCTCAGTTCTATGAACAGGGCGGCACTGTCGTCAGAAGCAAAAAAATTCTTAAAAAATGCAAAAGCTGAATACATTGTCTCCTGGCAGGATTCATCCCTTAAAAAGTTTGCCGGCAAAATTTCACCTTTTGCACAAGCTTCCCGTACAGACCTTGTTGACTCTCTTAAAAAACTTCCGGCTGACATTAAAAACATGACTCTTGTTAAATGTAAAAATTCTAATTTCACTGTTAATGATTTTATCACCCGTGTAAGAATTACACCTGAACGCAGACAACTTGCTCTCTACAGAAAAGAAGGTGTACAATTAGCTATTGACGGGTGGCTTACAGAAGATGCTCTTATACACCAAGCAAAACAGAAAGGTGTTGATAAAAATCACCAAATTGTCTTTAATGCAGATATTCAACTTAAAAACGAAATGGTAAAACGTTTTGTAAACAATGACATTGAAACAAATGTCGTTGCAGGGGAAAAAGAAATGCATGACTTTTATGAAGCTAATAAGGAAAAGAAATATTCCCTGCCTGAACAGGTTAAAGTTCAGGAAATAATGGTACGAGACAAGGCTCTTGCATATAAAATTGCAAAACGGGCAAAAAAGGGCGAAAGCTTTTCCAGGCTTGCAAAAAAATATACTGAGAGAACCAGGTACAAGAAAAAGAACGGCGTGATAGGTTACATCCCTAAAGGTGCATGGGGTGTTATCGGCGATAAAGCATTCCACATGAAACCCGGGCAGATAAGTGACCCTATAAGCCTCGGTAAACGCTTTTCCATAATCAAACTTCTTGACAGGAAAGCAAAAGAAATCCAGCCTTTTAACAAAGTCGAAGACAGGGTAAAAAGGGATGTCATCAAAGATATTAAGAACAGACGCAAACAGGAATGGCTGGCTAACAAAAGAAACGAATTAAAGGTGAAAATTTATGATGCAGTTCTCGCACAGGCTTTTGAATAG
- a CDS encoding peptidyl-prolyl cis-trans isomerase has translation MMQFSHRLLNSILNISLSAVFLFAASFFVSCSKKDKSDIVAKVDGAVLTHSQILQQMKAMKMRPDQEHDFVEHWVNNQLLYEEAKRQGLDKSKDLAEELEKVKKEFVIQKLLEKIFSEKIKVSDEEISSYYENNTDLFQVAEDEVRALHILTKTRAEANIAHQEILAGKPFKTVAKERSAGYFKERGGDMGFFTRKDVIPEVARYAFRLRPGTVSPVFKSPQGYHIIKIIKKRTKGSIKELNDVKDEIAQRLRVTKERSVYYDLLFQLQHSEKVDIITPVSKTGNADSAAAN, from the coding sequence ATGATGCAGTTCTCGCACAGGCTTTTGAATAGTATTTTAAACATATCGCTTTCTGCAGTATTTTTATTCGCAGCTTCTTTTTTTGTATCCTGCTCAAAAAAAGATAAAAGTGATATTGTAGCCAAAGTCGACGGAGCAGTTCTAACACATTCACAGATTCTGCAGCAAATGAAAGCTATGAAAATGCGGCCTGATCAGGAACATGACTTTGTTGAACACTGGGTTAACAACCAGCTTCTCTATGAAGAAGCAAAACGTCAGGGATTGGACAAATCCAAAGACCTCGCTGAAGAGCTTGAAAAAGTCAAAAAAGAATTTGTAATTCAGAAATTGCTTGAAAAAATCTTTTCGGAAAAGATCAAAGTTTCCGATGAGGAAATTTCATCCTATTATGAAAACAACACTGACCTTTTTCAGGTAGCGGAAGATGAGGTGCGCGCACTTCATATACTTACAAAAACCAGAGCTGAAGCGAATATTGCTCATCAGGAAATTCTTGCAGGGAAGCCCTTTAAAACAGTTGCAAAAGAACGGTCAGCAGGCTATTTTAAAGAACGCGGCGGAGATATGGGTTTTTTCACAAGAAAAGACGTTATCCCTGAAGTTGCGAGATATGCATTCCGTCTTAGGCCAGGTACTGTTTCTCCTGTTTTTAAAAGTCCGCAAGGTTATCATATAATTAAAATTATTAAGAAACGGACAAAGGGCAGCATAAAAGAACTCAATGATGTTAAAGATGAAATCGCTCAGCGGCTTCGCGTTACCAAAGAACGATCCGTATATTATGATCTTTTGTTCCAGCTTCAGCACAGCGAGAAAGTTGATATTATTACTCCTGTTTCAAAAACAGGCAATGCTGATTCTGCTGCCGCGAATTAA
- a CDS encoding peptidylprolyl isomerase, whose translation MKKLLPILIILLLIPVIGVYSQQVIDGIVAIVGEEIILKTELIQASQAYALQNNINPQTQTDTFNKIKHDILQNLINEKVLLAKAKEDTITVESQQVDAALQDRINQIVKQLGSKEKVEKYFGKSITQIKNDYREDIKKQLIAQKVQQKKLAGATISRREVERFYETMKDSLPQMQNMVKISHILMDVRSHGAARDAAVKKLTDIRNKILKGASFEDLASLYSEDPATARKGGDLGYIERGTLYQSFEDAAFSLKPGEISNIVTTPIGLHLIKLEDKKDNQIRVRHILIRLEPTKDDEKYVLNKLEEIRNDALNGADFGELAKKYSSDVSTKDSGGELGWLPVDQLQIQEFVNAIDTLKPGEISKPFKTPFGYHIVKLEDKQDKRQINLKDDWDRIREWALNVKRQKILQKWIDQIKKDLYINIKEDLI comes from the coding sequence ATGAAAAAATTATTACCCATTCTCATCATACTCCTGCTTATTCCGGTTATCGGAGTCTATTCTCAGCAGGTTATTGACGGAATAGTTGCAATTGTGGGTGAAGAAATTATTTTGAAAACAGAACTTATTCAGGCTTCTCAGGCATATGCCCTGCAGAATAATATTAACCCGCAGACTCAGACAGATACGTTCAACAAAATCAAACATGATATTCTGCAGAACCTGATTAATGAAAAGGTACTTCTTGCAAAGGCAAAGGAAGATACCATAACAGTTGAAAGCCAGCAGGTGGATGCTGCACTTCAGGACAGAATCAATCAGATAGTTAAACAGCTCGGTTCAAAAGAAAAAGTGGAAAAATACTTCGGCAAAAGTATTACACAGATTAAAAATGACTACAGGGAAGATATTAAAAAACAGCTTATCGCTCAAAAAGTCCAGCAGAAAAAACTCGCAGGTGCCACTATCTCACGAAGAGAAGTTGAACGTTTTTACGAAACCATGAAAGACAGCCTTCCTCAAATGCAGAATATGGTTAAGATAAGCCACATCCTGATGGATGTCCGTTCACATGGTGCAGCAAGAGATGCTGCTGTAAAAAAACTTACAGATATCAGAAATAAAATATTAAAGGGTGCTTCATTTGAAGATCTGGCATCTCTCTATTCTGAAGACCCCGCTACTGCGCGAAAAGGCGGAGATCTCGGTTATATTGAAAGAGGGACTCTATATCAATCTTTTGAGGATGCTGCGTTTAGCCTTAAACCAGGCGAGATATCCAATATTGTGACAACACCCATAGGGCTTCATCTTATTAAACTTGAAGATAAAAAAGATAATCAAATAAGAGTCCGCCACATTCTTATACGCCTTGAGCCGACAAAAGACGATGAAAAATACGTACTCAACAAACTTGAGGAGATCCGTAACGATGCCTTAAACGGAGCGGATTTCGGGGAGCTTGCAAAAAAATATTCTTCCGATGTATCTACCAAAGATAGTGGTGGAGAGCTCGGCTGGCTGCCTGTTGATCAGCTTCAGATTCAGGAATTTGTTAATGCAATAGACACTTTAAAGCCGGGTGAAATCAGCAAGCCCTTTAAAACCCCGTTTGGTTATCACATTGTCAAATTGGAAGACAAGCAGGACAAGCGTCAGATTAACCTTAAAGATGATTGGGACAGAATAAGAGAATGGGCGCTTAATGTTAAAAGACAAAAAATTCTGCAAAAATGGATTGACCAGATCAAGAAGGACCTTTACATAAATATCAAGGAAGATCTTATTTAG